One region of Acidimicrobiales bacterium genomic DNA includes:
- a CDS encoding penicillin-binding protein 2, with amino-acid sequence MNRQIRLVGLGMIVLFVALFLQLNYLQVVHAKALESNPLNGRAVVREYTAKRGDIVSADGVTLATSAPAPDQFKYLRQYPAGPLFEQITGFWSFTYGADGVERTYDKVLTGGSSPFHLPTSLSGLQQLFSNHDKSQSLTLTVLDKLQTLAQKELAGRIGSVVALNPKTGAILAMYSNPTFDPNQLSSHNLQQVQAAYKALQAVPGGVLSPGVYRQRWFPGSTFKIVTSSAVFDHQPSLVTKTYPVLSALILPQTTNLLHNFAGERCGGQLMQLFTVSCNSGFGQIGLDLGAGSLYAEAHSFGFGQTPPVDLPFAAQSTFPTADAFTHDLPGLAYSAIGQQDVQATPLEMALVASAIADGGTIMTPHVLDKVTNAQNQVVSTYQPKPWLQATSTATAAQVTQLMLSVVNSPNGTGAAARIPGIQVAAKTGTAQTGTNKIDAWFAAFAPAQDPQIAVAVLIPDQPSQNEYQGGTLAAPIAKALIQAYLSTAKATP; translated from the coding sequence GTGAACCGCCAGATTCGTCTCGTCGGCCTCGGGATGATCGTGCTCTTCGTGGCACTGTTCCTGCAGCTCAACTACCTGCAGGTCGTGCACGCCAAGGCGCTCGAGTCCAATCCGCTCAACGGCAGGGCGGTCGTGCGCGAGTACACCGCCAAGCGCGGTGACATCGTCTCCGCCGACGGGGTCACGCTCGCGACGTCGGCGCCGGCACCCGATCAGTTCAAGTACCTGCGCCAGTACCCGGCAGGACCGTTGTTCGAGCAGATCACCGGCTTCTGGTCGTTTACCTACGGCGCCGACGGCGTCGAACGGACCTACGACAAGGTCCTCACCGGAGGGAGCAGTCCCTTCCACCTGCCCACGAGCCTCAGCGGTCTGCAACAACTGTTCTCCAACCACGACAAGAGCCAGTCGCTCACTTTGACCGTCCTCGACAAGCTCCAGACCCTCGCTCAGAAGGAGCTCGCCGGGCGGATCGGCTCAGTTGTCGCGCTGAACCCCAAGACGGGCGCGATCCTCGCGATGTACTCCAACCCCACGTTCGATCCCAACCAGCTGAGCTCGCACAACCTCCAGCAGGTACAGGCCGCGTACAAGGCGCTCCAAGCGGTACCCGGCGGCGTGCTCTCGCCGGGCGTCTACCGGCAGCGCTGGTTCCCCGGTTCGACTTTCAAGATCGTCACCTCGTCCGCGGTGTTCGACCACCAACCCTCTCTGGTGACCAAGACGTACCCGGTGCTCTCCGCGCTTATTCTGCCCCAGACGACCAACCTGTTGCACAACTTCGCCGGCGAGCGCTGCGGGGGGCAGCTGATGCAGTTGTTCACGGTGTCGTGCAACAGCGGTTTCGGGCAGATCGGCCTGGACCTGGGTGCAGGGTCGTTGTACGCGGAGGCGCACAGCTTCGGCTTTGGCCAGACACCGCCGGTCGACCTTCCCTTCGCCGCGCAGTCGACGTTCCCCACTGCGGACGCCTTCACTCACGACCTGCCGGGTCTCGCCTACTCCGCGATCGGCCAGCAGGACGTGCAGGCGACGCCGCTGGAGATGGCGCTCGTTGCTTCGGCGATCGCGGACGGGGGGACGATCATGACGCCCCACGTGCTCGACAAGGTGACGAATGCGCAGAATCAGGTGGTCAGCACCTACCAGCCCAAACCCTGGTTGCAGGCGACTTCCACTGCGACAGCTGCGCAGGTCACCCAGTTGATGCTGTCGGTCGTCAATTCCCCCAACGGGACCGGTGCCGCAGCGCGGATCCCCGGCATCCAGGTGGCAGCGAAGACCGGGACCGCGCAGACCGGTACCAACAAGATCGACGCGTGGTTCGCCGCGTTCGCCCCCGCGCAGGACCCCCAGATCGCGGTCGCCGTGCTCATCCCCGACCAGCCGTCCCAAAACGAGTACCAGGGCGGGACGCTCGCCGCGCCTATCGCAAAGGCGCTGATTCAGGCCTACCTCAGCACCGCGAAGGCGACCCCATGA
- a CDS encoding FtsW/RodA/SpoVE family cell cycle protein — protein sequence MRRKLAAGGVRRVPARRRTELGLIILAVMLTGGLYALAGLGKAGNLPANIGPFLIIIFALIFAAHFAVRRLAPNADPILLPTAGLLNGIGYVFIARLSNHEARLQAVWTAIGIGCFIGTLLLVRRGRDLERYRYSFAFLGIGLLLLPLVPGIGENINGARLWIHLGSFNFQPGEIAKLALAIFFASIMVERADLLSQGTRRIGRFLVLDPRYLAPILVAWGLSLVIFFAENDLGSSFLFFALFIGMLWVATGRHYYLGLGAGLFAVGSVLALKVIGHTRSRISGWLDPWAHSNTSGYQLIQGWFAIAAGGIFGEGPGQSNAAHIPEASTDLIFAVIADELGLIGAAALLFGYLLMVGTGLRVAVRCERPFEKLLATGLSLIIGVQTFVIVGGVTRLIPLTGITLPFVSYGGSSLIANYILLALLLRLSHDTETLPAPAPIMEAVSA from the coding sequence GTGAGGCGCAAGCTCGCCGCCGGCGGCGTGAGACGAGTGCCTGCGAGGCGGCGCACCGAGCTCGGGCTCATCATCCTCGCCGTGATGCTCACCGGCGGCCTGTACGCCCTCGCAGGGCTGGGCAAGGCTGGCAACCTCCCTGCGAACATCGGGCCGTTCCTGATAATCATCTTCGCCCTGATCTTCGCCGCGCACTTCGCGGTGAGACGGCTCGCGCCGAACGCAGACCCGATCCTGCTTCCCACAGCGGGGCTTCTCAACGGCATCGGCTACGTATTCATCGCACGGTTGTCAAACCACGAAGCCCGGTTGCAGGCCGTGTGGACCGCTATCGGCATTGGCTGCTTCATCGGCACGCTCCTGCTGGTGCGCCGCGGCAGGGATCTCGAGCGCTACCGCTACAGCTTCGCGTTCCTCGGAATCGGCCTGCTGCTGCTTCCCCTGGTTCCCGGCATCGGCGAGAACATCAATGGGGCGCGGTTGTGGATCCACCTCGGGTCGTTCAACTTCCAGCCGGGCGAGATCGCCAAACTGGCGCTGGCCATCTTCTTCGCCTCGATCATGGTCGAGCGCGCCGACCTGCTCAGCCAGGGCACGCGGCGAATCGGACGATTCTTGGTACTCGACCCGCGGTACCTGGCACCGATCCTCGTCGCGTGGGGGCTCTCGCTGGTCATCTTCTTCGCGGAAAACGACCTGGGCTCTTCATTCCTCTTCTTCGCGTTGTTCATCGGGATGCTGTGGGTCGCCACCGGCCGGCACTACTACCTGGGCCTCGGGGCCGGTCTCTTCGCGGTCGGCTCGGTTCTCGCGCTGAAGGTGATCGGCCACACCCGTTCGCGCATCAGCGGCTGGCTGGACCCGTGGGCGCACTCCAACACGAGCGGCTACCAGCTGATCCAGGGGTGGTTCGCGATAGCTGCCGGCGGGATCTTCGGCGAGGGTCCCGGGCAGAGCAATGCCGCTCACATCCCCGAAGCATCGACCGACCTGATCTTCGCGGTGATCGCCGACGAGCTCGGGCTGATAGGCGCCGCCGCGCTCCTGTTCGGTTACCTGCTGATGGTCGGCACGGGTCTGCGCGTCGCGGTGCGCTGCGAGCGACCCTTCGAGAAGCTGCTCGCCACCGGCTTGTCCCTCATCATCGGGGTGCAGACCTTCGTGATCGTCGGCGGGGTCACCCGGCTCATTCCGCTCACCGGCATCACGCTCCCCTTCGTGTCCTACGGCGGCTCGTCGCTGATCGCCAACTACATCCTGCTCGCGCTACTGCTGCGTCTTTCTCATGACACCGAGACGCTGCCGGCTCCGGCTCCGATCATGGAGGCGGTCAGCGCGTGA
- a CDS encoding PASTA domain-containing protein: MQEQQVFSDRYQLVNHIARGGMAQVYLARDLLLDRPVALKVLFPELSVDRAFVERFRREAKAAANLTHPHIVSIYDWGQGENTYFIVMEYVDGRTLSSMLRDGALDPVRAAAIGADVAAALDFAHRRGVIHRDVKPGNVLIDNSGQVKVADFGIARAIGTSEDLTQTGSVMGTATYFSPEQAQGYGVDPRSDVYSLGVVLYEMVAGRAPFAGDSPVSIAYKHVKEPPPPPRTVNPAIPAAFEAIVLKCLEKQPENRYQTAEELRADLIRFANGQPVMAASDITRVGSAVGAAAAGGLVGAALAGAGAAGGGAAFGGDPAGATRVQPAAGGTAAMPVTTVGGAGVPGAGGWGSGDEPGDRRAWTYAAIAAIVLVLIGVGIFFLGRSQGWWDASAKTLTVPSDLAGKPASSALSELQQMGFTKVSEKNQASSQYQSGDAIGTQPPGGTSVKSDSPVVLLVSTGPTPVQIPDVAGKTQDQATAILKQAGFTVNVTQQNSNTVDQGIVIGTNPPAGQTAGKGAAVQLIVSSGKQQVQIPSLVNQSPGQAGQALGQLGLNVKQASEPSSSVQAGLVTRTDPPAGATVPVGSTVTVYVSSGPQQVTVPNVVGETQSRAQQDLTNAGLQANVVDVAVTRPDKDGIVQQQNPQAGQTVSQGSAVTIYVGQYQGPLPTTTTSTPVPPG; the protein is encoded by the coding sequence ATGCAGGAGCAGCAGGTTTTCAGCGACCGCTACCAGCTGGTCAACCACATAGCCCGGGGCGGGATGGCCCAGGTGTACCTGGCGCGCGACCTGCTGCTCGACCGGCCGGTCGCTTTGAAGGTGCTGTTCCCGGAACTGTCTGTGGACAGGGCATTCGTCGAGCGGTTCCGCCGGGAGGCGAAGGCGGCGGCGAACCTCACCCACCCGCACATCGTCTCGATCTACGACTGGGGCCAGGGGGAGAACACCTACTTCATCGTCATGGAGTATGTCGACGGGCGCACGCTCTCGTCGATGCTTCGCGACGGCGCGCTCGACCCGGTTCGCGCCGCGGCCATCGGAGCCGACGTGGCGGCCGCGCTGGACTTCGCGCACCGCCGCGGTGTGATCCACCGGGACGTCAAGCCCGGCAACGTGCTCATCGACAACTCCGGCCAGGTGAAGGTCGCCGACTTCGGCATCGCACGCGCGATCGGCACCTCCGAGGACCTGACCCAGACGGGGTCCGTGATGGGCACCGCCACGTATTTCTCACCCGAGCAGGCGCAGGGCTACGGAGTGGATCCGAGGAGCGACGTGTACTCGCTCGGCGTCGTGCTCTACGAGATGGTGGCCGGGCGGGCGCCCTTCGCCGGGGACAGCCCGGTGTCCATCGCCTACAAGCACGTGAAGGAGCCGCCGCCACCGCCGCGCACCGTCAACCCGGCAATCCCGGCGGCGTTCGAGGCGATCGTGTTGAAGTGCCTCGAGAAGCAACCGGAGAACCGCTACCAGACAGCCGAGGAACTCCGAGCCGACCTGATCCGCTTCGCCAACGGCCAACCGGTGATGGCGGCGAGCGACATCACAAGGGTCGGCAGCGCCGTGGGTGCCGCTGCGGCCGGCGGCCTCGTGGGAGCGGCGCTCGCAGGAGCCGGTGCAGCCGGTGGCGGTGCGGCATTCGGGGGTGACCCCGCCGGCGCTACCCGCGTCCAGCCCGCCGCCGGAGGCACGGCGGCCATGCCCGTCACCACCGTCGGCGGCGCCGGCGTGCCTGGTGCGGGCGGGTGGGGCTCGGGCGATGAGCCTGGCGATCGGCGGGCTTGGACCTACGCTGCGATCGCCGCGATCGTGCTGGTGCTGATCGGCGTGGGGATCTTCTTCCTCGGTCGTTCTCAAGGCTGGTGGGATGCTTCGGCCAAGACCCTCACCGTCCCATCGGACCTCGCCGGCAAGCCGGCGTCGAGCGCACTCAGCGAGCTGCAGCAAATGGGCTTCACGAAGGTGAGCGAGAAGAACCAGGCGAGCTCCCAATACCAGTCGGGTGACGCCATCGGCACCCAGCCACCGGGCGGCACATCGGTGAAGAGCGACTCGCCCGTGGTACTGCTCGTCAGCACCGGCCCGACGCCGGTCCAGATCCCCGATGTCGCCGGCAAGACCCAGGATCAGGCCACCGCGATCTTGAAGCAGGCGGGATTCACCGTGAACGTCACGCAGCAAAACTCGAACACCGTCGACCAGGGAATCGTGATCGGGACCAACCCGCCGGCTGGCCAGACCGCCGGCAAGGGCGCCGCGGTGCAGCTGATCGTCTCCAGCGGGAAGCAGCAGGTGCAGATCCCCTCACTCGTCAACCAATCCCCCGGACAGGCGGGCCAGGCGCTCGGCCAGCTGGGCCTCAACGTCAAGCAGGCGAGCGAACCGTCCTCGTCGGTCCAGGCGGGCCTCGTGACGCGGACCGACCCGCCGGCGGGAGCCACAGTTCCGGTGGGATCCACCGTGACGGTGTACGTCTCGAGCGGGCCCCAGCAGGTCACGGTGCCGAACGTCGTCGGTGAGACCCAGAGCCGGGCACAGCAGGACCTGACCAACGCCGGGTTGCAGGCCAACGTCGTCGACGTGGCGGTTACGCGCCCGGACAAGGACGGGATCGTCCAGCAGCAGAACCCACAGGCGGGCCAGACCGTAAGCCAGGGTTCCGCGGTCACGATCTACGTCGGCCAGTACCAGGGCCCCCTGCCGACCACTACGACATCGACGCCGGTCCCCCCCGGCTAG
- a CDS encoding aminodeoxychorismate/anthranilate synthase component II, whose product MQHGVARILVVDNYDSFVYNLVQYLGQLGAEPLVYRNDAIDAATAASLQPDGLLVSPGPGRPESAGASCELIESLALAVPVLGVCLGHQCIGAVYGAEIVRNQVMHGKASEVTHDGRGVFAGLPDPLTAARYHSLVVERATVPPALEVSAWTEDGVVMGLRHRELRVEGVQFHPESIITGGGHRLLANWLSACGQAVPPDVVAGAEASISA is encoded by the coding sequence CGTTCGTCTACAACCTGGTCCAGTACCTCGGCCAGCTGGGAGCCGAGCCGCTCGTGTACCGCAACGACGCCATCGACGCCGCCACCGCCGCCTCGCTCCAGCCGGACGGGCTGCTGGTATCGCCCGGGCCGGGGCGCCCGGAGAGCGCCGGCGCCAGCTGCGAGCTGATCGAGAGCCTGGCATTGGCTGTACCGGTGCTCGGCGTGTGCCTCGGCCACCAGTGCATCGGGGCCGTCTACGGCGCCGAGATCGTCCGCAACCAGGTGATGCACGGCAAGGCTTCCGAGGTGACCCACGACGGCCGTGGGGTCTTCGCCGGCCTTCCCGATCCGCTCACCGCGGCGCGCTACCACTCGCTGGTGGTCGAGCGCGCCACCGTCCCGCCGGCGCTCGAGGTCTCGGCGTGGACCGAGGACGGGGTGGTCATGGGGCTTCGCCATCGCGAGCTGCGCGTCGAGGGGGTCCAGTTCCACCCCGAGTCGATCATCACCGGCGGCGGCCACCGTTTGCTGGCCAACTGGCTCTCCGCGTGCGGCCAGGCGGTCCCGCCCGACGTCGTCGCCGGCGCCGAGGCCTCGATCAGCGCCTAG
- a CDS encoding FHA domain-containing protein — MPDPVLTLLKYVFLALLYLFFLRVLRAVWIELREPKPAPLPAPVPPTAPQQAVPASNPGPERLVVAEPKEHKGTEFAVSDEMTVGRAAGCGVPLPDDTFVSQLHARVFRRDGDIFVEDLGSTNGTYLNDKKVTSAVPLRKGDKVRFGRTTLELRK, encoded by the coding sequence GTGCCAGACCCAGTTCTGACGTTGCTCAAGTACGTCTTCCTCGCACTGCTCTACCTGTTCTTCCTGAGGGTGCTGCGCGCCGTGTGGATCGAACTTCGCGAACCGAAGCCGGCTCCCCTTCCAGCGCCGGTCCCACCGACGGCGCCGCAGCAAGCGGTCCCGGCGTCGAACCCGGGACCCGAGAGGCTCGTGGTCGCGGAACCCAAGGAGCACAAGGGCACGGAGTTCGCGGTCTCGGACGAGATGACGGTCGGGCGGGCGGCCGGCTGCGGGGTGCCGCTCCCCGACGACACGTTCGTCTCGCAGCTGCACGCGCGGGTATTCCGCCGCGACGGGGACATCTTCGTCGAGGACCTCGGCTCGACGAACGGCACCTACCTCAACGACAAGAAGGTCACGTCCGCCGTCCCGCTCCGCAAGGGTGACAAGGTGAGGTTCGGGCGGACCACCCTGGAGCTGCGCAAGTGA
- a CDS encoding Stp1/IreP family PP2C-type Ser/Thr phosphatase, translating into MIRLRAGSATDVGLVRNNNQDSLLVADPLFAVADGMGGAAAGEVASTTAIESLESAFDAAGHATPETLIEAARSANRAVWEQAESNPEMRGMGTTLVAVAMLEDGRLGAINIGDSRLYVLREGSLRQITSDHNLVAELVAEGRISKEEAEVHPRRNIMTRALGVDPDVPVDLFVEDPVAGDRFLLCSDGLPRELRDDHIASLLNRLADPGEAAKELVEEAKRRGGNDNITVVVVDVEDPEKETAAVAVTPAPPPEPSGRAAAAEAAVSAPLPQPKARIVTLRVAAFFVLLLAIIAAAAVGIGWYARSGYYVGLRGDKITIFQGQPGGVLWLHPTIADATHTTTSDVLPHQVPRLRAGQTEPSLEAARQFISRLVAEAQAARAAAAPPPAAPPPAPTTTTQPAPPITAPPST; encoded by the coding sequence ATGATCCGCCTGCGCGCCGGTTCGGCCACCGACGTGGGGTTGGTCCGCAACAACAACCAGGACAGCCTCCTGGTCGCCGATCCGCTGTTCGCCGTGGCGGACGGGATGGGCGGGGCGGCAGCCGGCGAGGTGGCTTCGACCACCGCCATCGAAAGCCTGGAGTCGGCGTTCGACGCCGCCGGCCACGCAACCCCGGAAACCCTCATCGAGGCGGCGCGCTCGGCCAACCGTGCCGTGTGGGAGCAGGCCGAGTCCAACCCCGAGATGCGCGGTATGGGAACGACACTCGTGGCGGTCGCGATGCTCGAGGACGGGCGTCTCGGTGCAATCAACATCGGCGACTCACGCCTCTACGTCCTGCGCGAAGGCTCGCTGCGGCAGATCACGAGCGACCACAACCTCGTCGCCGAGCTGGTCGCTGAAGGCCGTATTTCGAAAGAAGAGGCCGAGGTGCACCCGCGGCGCAACATCATGACGCGCGCCCTCGGCGTGGACCCGGACGTGCCGGTCGACCTGTTCGTGGAGGACCCGGTCGCCGGCGACCGTTTCCTCCTCTGCAGCGACGGTCTTCCCCGCGAGCTTCGCGACGACCACATCGCCTCTCTGCTGAACCGGCTCGCAGACCCGGGCGAGGCAGCGAAGGAACTCGTCGAGGAAGCGAAGCGCCGAGGCGGCAACGACAACATCACGGTTGTCGTCGTCGACGTCGAGGATCCGGAAAAAGAGACGGCCGCAGTGGCGGTCACGCCCGCGCCACCTCCGGAGCCCTCCGGGCGTGCCGCAGCTGCCGAGGCAGCGGTTTCCGCCCCGCTCCCTCAACCGAAGGCACGCATCGTGACACTCAGGGTCGCGGCCTTCTTCGTCCTGCTGCTCGCGATCATCGCCGCTGCCGCAGTGGGCATCGGCTGGTACGCCCGCTCCGGCTACTACGTAGGGCTGCGGGGCGACAAGATCACCATCTTCCAGGGCCAGCCGGGCGGTGTGCTCTGGCTCCACCCGACCATCGCGGACGCCACCCACACCACGACCTCGGACGTGCTCCCCCACCAGGTGCCCCGCCTGCGCGCTGGCCAGACCGAGCCGTCCCTGGAAGCCGCGCGCCAGTTCATCAGCCGGCTCGTCGCCGAGGCACAGGCCGCACGCGCCGCCGCGGCACCGCCGCCGGCTGCCCCGCCGCCTGCCCCGACGACGACCACCCAGCCAGCCCCGCCGATCACGGCCCCGCCGTCGACGTGA